One part of the Nocardioides zeae genome encodes these proteins:
- a CDS encoding IS30 family transposase gives MRLRKGRHGGVVGAHPPPLDGDWVDEHGRLSQAGRALIQIRRSEGRCPARIAAELGVHRSTVGRELARNTRLGRYHAAAAQVMTEQRRPRPRPSKLAVRADTGVDAGVDAGVDGGAGEVLRAAVLVRLNNRFSPVQVSQDLRRCYPGRDDMQVSHETIYQALYVQGKGSLREELKVEKALRSGRTSRRPRSALPPRSNRSWIGAEAHISHRPPEAADRAVPGHWEGDLVIGAGGRSALITLVERSTRYALIRRLPLTHDATTVAAALVTMMTNLPESLRRSLTWDQGSEMAAHTTFTLATGCPVYFADPHSPWQRGTNENTNGLVRDIHSQGHRLQPRQRRRHHRDRTPPQHPPPPNPQLGHPRR, from the coding sequence ATGCGACTGCGCAAGGGCCGCCACGGCGGTGTTGTCGGTGCCCATCCACCCCCGCTGGACGGTGACTGGGTCGATGAGCACGGCCGGTTGAGCCAGGCCGGGCGGGCCTTGATCCAGATCCGTCGCAGCGAGGGACGGTGTCCAGCACGGATCGCTGCCGAGCTCGGGGTGCACCGCAGCACGGTGGGACGCGAACTGGCCCGCAACACCCGCCTGGGTCGCTACCACGCTGCTGCAGCGCAGGTGATGACCGAGCAGCGCCGGCCCCGGCCCCGCCCGTCCAAGCTCGCAGTTCGTGCAGACACCGGCGTGGATGCGGGTGTGGATGCGGGTGTGGATGGGGGTGCCGGTGAGGTGCTGCGCGCAGCGGTGCTGGTCCGGTTGAACAACCGGTTCTCACCCGTGCAGGTCAGCCAGGATCTGCGGCGGTGCTATCCGGGGCGCGACGATATGCAGGTGAGCCACGAGACGATCTACCAAGCGCTCTACGTGCAGGGCAAGGGATCGCTGCGTGAGGAGCTGAAGGTCGAGAAAGCGTTGCGCAGCGGCCGCACCAGCCGTCGGCCCCGCTCGGCGCTGCCCCCACGGTCCAACCGGTCCTGGATCGGTGCCGAGGCCCACATCAGCCACCGCCCACCCGAAGCCGCCGACCGCGCCGTACCCGGGCACTGGGAGGGCGACCTCGTCATCGGCGCCGGCGGGCGTTCGGCGTTGATCACCCTGGTCGAACGCTCGACCCGCTACGCCCTGATCCGACGGCTGCCGCTGACCCACGACGCCACCACCGTCGCAGCTGCCCTGGTCACGATGATGACCAACCTGCCCGAGTCGTTGCGCCGCTCGCTGACCTGGGACCAGGGCAGCGAGATGGCCGCGCACACCACCTTCACCCTGGCCACCGGATGCCCCGTCTACTTCGCCGACCCCCACAGCCCCTGGCAACGCGGCACCAACGAGAACACCAACGGACTCGTGCGCGACATCCACTCCCAAGGGCACCGACTTCAACCACGTCAGCGACGCCGACATCACCGAGACCGAACGCCTCCTCAACATCCGCCCCCGCCAAACCCTCAACTGGGACACCCCCGCCGATAG
- a CDS encoding LysR family transcriptional regulator, translating to MRADDLLILLEVARARSFVQAGVALGIDHTTVSRRIGSLEKELGDRVLDRSLSGVQLTALGRAILPAAEQVARAMDAAAQAARPDRDVAGHVRIASTEAFAAVFVAPAMARLQRAHPGVSLDLVAATRPLGQATGVDVEIGVGTPPSRGFEVTPLTDYRLSLYAAPSYLERAGEVTAANLAEHPIVYYIDALQRVDELGLTEAGIPVDAVRLGSTSVLVQHELTVAGGGVGLLPDFLARATPGLVRLLPDEVRMTKTFVALLPPRALRRPAAIAFMSALVREMAERRDELDDLGGA from the coding sequence GTGCGCGCCGACGACCTGCTGATCCTGCTCGAGGTGGCCCGCGCGCGCTCGTTCGTGCAGGCCGGCGTGGCCCTCGGCATCGACCACACGACCGTCTCCCGGCGCATCGGCAGCCTCGAGAAGGAGCTCGGCGACCGGGTGCTCGACCGGTCGCTCTCGGGCGTGCAGCTGACGGCGCTCGGCCGGGCGATCCTGCCGGCTGCCGAGCAGGTGGCACGGGCCATGGACGCCGCCGCCCAGGCCGCGCGTCCGGACCGGGACGTGGCCGGACACGTGCGCATCGCCTCGACCGAGGCCTTCGCCGCCGTCTTCGTCGCGCCCGCCATGGCGCGCCTGCAGCGGGCCCACCCCGGGGTGAGCCTCGACCTCGTCGCCGCCACCCGCCCGCTCGGCCAGGCCACGGGCGTCGACGTCGAGATCGGGGTGGGCACGCCGCCGTCGCGGGGCTTCGAGGTCACGCCGCTGACCGACTACCGCCTCTCGCTCTACGCCGCGCCGTCCTACCTCGAGCGCGCCGGCGAGGTGACCGCGGCGAACCTGGCCGAGCACCCGATCGTCTACTACATCGACGCCCTCCAGCGCGTGGACGAGCTCGGGCTCACCGAGGCCGGCATCCCCGTCGACGCCGTGCGGCTCGGCTCGACGAGCGTGCTGGTGCAGCACGAGCTGACGGTCGCCGGGGGCGGCGTCGGCCTGCTTCCCGACTTCCTCGCCCGCGCGACGCCGGGCCTGGTGCGCCTGCTCCCCGACGAGGTGCGCATGACGAAGACGTTCGTCGCGCTGCTGCCGCCGCGGGCCCTGCGACGTCCCGCGGCGATCGCGTTCATGTCGGCCCTCGTGCGGGAGATGGCGGAGCGACGCGACGAGCTGGACGACCTGGGCGGGGCCTGA
- a CDS encoding aldehyde dehydrogenase family protein, whose translation MTQTIETPSGDHLMLIGGERVAAAAGEWIDVTSPGRRGLSLGRTPRAREEDADRAVRAARAAFPAWRATHFKDRQLALLKAADALEAAAEELAQLTAIDTGNALRPQARPESQTLVALFRYFGGVAGEFKGVTLPAGDDQLQYTRREPLGVVAGILPWNSPLMIAAMKVPAALAAGNTIVLKAAEDAPLTIIRMAELVAPYLPDGVLNVLTGYGAEVGEALVQHRGVDKVSFTGSSRVGHHVASAAGERLAHVSLELGGKSPNIVFPDAVAGDRLAATATGVLTAMRFTRQGQSCTAGSRLFVHRDVYDAFLAELVSQVDRLVVGDPLDEATDMGAIINQKQFDQIKSYIADGRAQAGVEVPLDRSEQVPDGLDGFYQGPTIFSAVSNDWRIAQEEIFGPVLVAIPWSDRDEVVRMANDSHYGLAAYVWSQDLTAALDTAHRIESGWVQVNQGGGQMVGQSYGGYKSSGIGREFSIEGAMESFTQIKQVNVKLG comes from the coding sequence ATGACCCAGACCATCGAGACGCCGTCCGGCGACCACCTGATGCTCATCGGCGGCGAGCGCGTCGCGGCCGCCGCCGGCGAGTGGATCGACGTCACGTCGCCCGGCCGTCGCGGCCTCTCGCTCGGCCGGACGCCCCGGGCCCGCGAGGAGGACGCCGACCGCGCCGTACGGGCGGCCCGCGCCGCCTTCCCCGCGTGGCGCGCGACCCACTTCAAGGACCGGCAGCTCGCGCTGCTCAAGGCGGCCGACGCGCTCGAGGCGGCGGCCGAGGAGCTGGCGCAGCTCACCGCCATCGACACCGGCAACGCGCTGCGCCCCCAGGCGCGCCCGGAGTCGCAGACGCTCGTCGCGCTGTTCCGCTACTTCGGTGGCGTGGCGGGCGAGTTCAAGGGCGTCACGCTCCCGGCGGGCGACGACCAGCTGCAGTACACGCGCCGCGAGCCGCTCGGCGTCGTCGCGGGCATCCTGCCGTGGAACTCGCCGCTCATGATCGCCGCCATGAAGGTGCCGGCGGCGCTCGCGGCCGGCAACACGATCGTGCTCAAGGCCGCGGAGGACGCGCCGCTCACCATCATCCGGATGGCGGAGCTCGTCGCGCCGTACCTGCCGGACGGCGTGCTCAACGTGCTCACCGGGTACGGCGCGGAGGTCGGCGAGGCGCTCGTGCAGCACCGCGGGGTCGACAAGGTCTCGTTCACCGGGTCGAGCCGCGTCGGCCACCACGTCGCCTCGGCGGCGGGGGAGCGGCTCGCGCACGTCTCCCTCGAGCTGGGCGGCAAGAGCCCCAACATCGTGTTCCCCGACGCGGTTGCGGGCGACCGCCTCGCCGCCACGGCGACCGGCGTGCTCACCGCGATGCGCTTCACCCGCCAGGGCCAGTCGTGCACCGCCGGCTCGCGGCTCTTCGTGCACCGCGACGTGTACGACGCGTTCCTCGCCGAGCTGGTCTCCCAGGTCGACCGGCTCGTCGTCGGCGACCCGCTGGACGAGGCGACCGACATGGGCGCGATCATCAACCAGAAGCAGTTCGACCAGATCAAGTCGTACATCGCGGACGGCCGCGCGCAGGCCGGCGTCGAGGTGCCGCTCGACCGGTCCGAGCAGGTGCCGGACGGCCTCGACGGCTTCTACCAGGGCCCGACGATCTTCTCGGCGGTCTCCAACGACTGGCGGATCGCGCAGGAGGAGATCTTCGGCCCCGTGCTCGTGGCCATCCCTTGGTCCGACCGCGACGAGGTCGTCCGGATGGCCAACGACTCGCACTACGGGCTGGCGGCCTACGTGTGGAGCCAGGACCTGACGGCCGCGCTCGACACGGCCCACCGGATCGAGTCCGGCTGGGTGCAGGTCAACCAGGGCGGCGGCCAGATGGTCGGCCAGAGCTACGGCGGCTACAAGTCGTCGGGCATCGGGCGCGAGTTCTCGATCGAGGGCGCGATGGAGTCGTTCACGCAGATCAAGCAGGTCAACGTGAAGCTGGGCTGA
- a CDS encoding MFS transporter translates to MTTAQQSATPPTPERASDATSEPANPRSRVLVASLVGTTIEFYDFYIYATAAVLVFPHLFFPAGNDTTALLASFAVFGAAMVARPLGAVFFGHLGDRRGRKVTLVASLLTMGIATFAIGLLPTYALVGWLAPLLLVLMRLAQGFAIGGEWSGAALVATENAPEGKRAWYGTFPQLGAPLGFILANGLFLAIAAAMPSDDPSTPSDMFLSWGWRIPFLFSAVMVVVGLYVRLRLVESAAFQRAVDKGTVTRLPLGEVVRTHGRELVLGTFYMLATYVLFYLMTTFSLSYGRAATDAEVPGLGYTYNGFVLMMIVGVVFFGIFTMVSGPVADRFGRRAHLLVVTTGIIVFGLCWVPLLEAGDVGVMAWLLLGFSLMGLTFGPMGALLPELFATNVRYTGSGLSYNVSSILGAAVAPFIAVWLWGAADGSPFLVGVYLSAMGLITLLALAVGRDTRNLDIDR, encoded by the coding sequence ATGACCACCGCCCAGCAGTCCGCCACCCCGCCCACCCCCGAGCGCGCCTCCGACGCCACGTCCGAGCCCGCCAACCCGCGCTCGCGGGTGCTCGTCGCCAGCCTCGTCGGCACGACGATCGAGTTCTACGACTTCTACATCTACGCCACCGCGGCGGTGCTGGTCTTCCCGCACCTCTTCTTCCCGGCGGGCAACGACACGACCGCGCTGCTGGCCTCGTTCGCCGTGTTCGGCGCCGCGATGGTCGCCCGCCCCCTCGGCGCCGTCTTCTTCGGCCACCTCGGCGACCGTCGCGGCCGCAAGGTGACCCTCGTGGCGTCGCTGCTGACGATGGGCATCGCGACCTTCGCGATCGGCCTGCTCCCGACGTACGCGCTCGTCGGCTGGCTCGCCCCGCTGCTCCTCGTGCTCATGCGCCTCGCGCAGGGCTTCGCCATCGGCGGTGAGTGGAGCGGTGCGGCGCTCGTCGCCACCGAGAACGCGCCGGAGGGCAAGCGCGCCTGGTACGGCACCTTCCCCCAGCTCGGCGCCCCCCTCGGGTTCATCCTCGCCAACGGCCTGTTCCTCGCCATCGCCGCGGCCATGCCGTCCGACGACCCGTCGACGCCGTCCGACATGTTCCTGTCGTGGGGCTGGCGGATCCCGTTCCTGTTCTCGGCCGTCATGGTGGTCGTCGGCCTCTACGTGCGCCTCCGGCTCGTCGAGAGCGCCGCCTTCCAGCGGGCCGTCGACAAGGGCACCGTCACCCGCTTGCCGCTGGGCGAGGTCGTCCGCACCCACGGCCGCGAGCTCGTGCTCGGCACGTTCTACATGCTCGCGACCTACGTGCTCTTCTACCTGATGACGACGTTCTCGCTGAGCTACGGCCGCGCCGCGACCGACGCCGAGGTGCCCGGTCTGGGCTACACCTACAACGGCTTCGTGCTCATGATGATCGTCGGCGTGGTCTTCTTCGGGATCTTCACCATGGTCTCCGGCCCGGTCGCCGACCGCTTCGGACGCCGCGCCCACCTGCTCGTCGTGACGACCGGCATCATCGTCTTCGGCCTCTGCTGGGTGCCGCTCCTCGAGGCCGGCGACGTCGGCGTCATGGCCTGGCTGCTGCTCGGGTTCAGCCTGATGGGCCTGACCTTCGGCCCGATGGGCGCCCTGCTGCCGGAGCTCTTCGCGACCAACGTGCGCTACACGGGCTCGGGGCTGTCCTACAACGTCAGCTCCATCCTCGGCGCCGCCGTCGCCCCGTTCATCGCCGTGTGGCTGTGGGGTGCCGCCGACGGCAGCCCGTTCCTGGTCGGGGTCTACCTCTCGGCGATGGGTCTCATCACGCTGCTCGCCCTGGCGGTCGGCCGCGACACCCGGAACCTCGACATCGACCGGTGA
- a CDS encoding MFS transporter: MTTSTTPTSAPNVPPAGRSNLRKVVAASMAGTIVEWYEFFVYATAAILVFPALFFPESDPTVGTIAALGTYAVGFIARPIGGLVFGHYGDKFGRKRLLQLSLVLVGVSTFLMGALPTHAQIGYGAAVLLVLLRFVQGFAVGGEWGGAVLLVAEHAPDNRRGYWASYPQAGVPVGNLIATLVMLGLSAALSEEAFLSWGWRIAFFASAIIVLVGWYVRTKVEDAPIFKAAVEKEEAEKASRSTVLDAIKYRPKQVVVAMGLRFCENIMYYMVVTFTISYLRQDHIGFDVQHVLLLLLVGHLSHVFVVPTVGLLSDIYGRRPVYLVGVLGTATWGFWAFPMMDTANDLLVVVAIVGGLAIQGLMYAPQPSLMSEMFPTRMRYAGVSLGYQVTAIVAGSMAPIIAVALLDEYDSTTPIAIYLAAAALVSLVALAFAQETKGSSLTALDDEYDAR; this comes from the coding sequence GTGACCACCAGCACCACCCCGACCAGCGCACCGAACGTCCCCCCGGCCGGTCGCTCCAACCTCCGCAAGGTCGTCGCCGCCTCCATGGCCGGCACGATCGTCGAGTGGTACGAGTTCTTCGTCTACGCGACCGCGGCCATCCTCGTCTTCCCCGCCCTCTTCTTCCCCGAGAGCGACCCGACGGTCGGCACGATCGCCGCCCTCGGCACCTACGCGGTCGGCTTCATCGCCCGCCCGATCGGCGGCCTCGTCTTCGGTCACTACGGCGACAAGTTCGGCCGCAAGCGCCTGCTCCAGCTCTCCCTCGTGCTGGTCGGCGTCTCGACGTTCCTCATGGGCGCACTGCCGACCCACGCCCAGATCGGGTACGGCGCGGCCGTGCTCCTCGTGCTGCTGCGCTTCGTGCAGGGCTTCGCCGTCGGCGGCGAGTGGGGCGGCGCCGTGCTCCTTGTCGCGGAGCACGCGCCCGACAACCGCCGCGGCTACTGGGCCAGCTACCCGCAGGCCGGCGTGCCGGTCGGCAACCTCATCGCCACGCTCGTGATGCTCGGCCTGTCGGCGGCGCTGAGCGAGGAGGCGTTCCTCAGCTGGGGCTGGCGCATCGCGTTCTTCGCCTCGGCGATCATCGTGCTCGTCGGCTGGTACGTGCGTACCAAGGTCGAGGACGCCCCGATCTTCAAGGCCGCCGTCGAGAAGGAGGAGGCCGAGAAGGCGTCCCGCTCGACCGTGCTCGACGCCATCAAGTACCGCCCGAAGCAGGTCGTCGTGGCCATGGGCCTGCGCTTCTGCGAGAACATCATGTACTACATGGTCGTCACGTTCACGATCTCGTACCTGCGCCAGGACCACATCGGGTTCGACGTCCAGCACGTCCTGCTGCTCCTGCTCGTCGGCCACCTCTCCCACGTGTTCGTGGTGCCGACCGTCGGCCTGCTCTCCGACATCTACGGCCGGCGCCCGGTCTACCTCGTCGGCGTGCTCGGCACCGCCACGTGGGGCTTCTGGGCCTTCCCGATGATGGACACCGCCAACGACCTGCTCGTCGTCGTCGCCATCGTCGGGGGCCTCGCCATCCAGGGCCTCATGTACGCCCCGCAGCCGTCGCTGATGTCGGAGATGTTCCCGACCCGCATGCGGTACGCCGGGGTGTCGCTCGGCTACCAGGTGACCGCGATCGTCGCGGGCTCGATGGCGCCGATCATCGCCGTCGCGCTGCTCGACGAGTACGACAGCACCACGCCCATCGCGATCTACCTCGCCGCCGCCGCGCTCGTCAGCCTCGTCGCGCTCGCCTTCGCGCAGGAGACGAAGGGCAGCTCGCTCACCGCCCTCGACGACGAGTACGACGCGCGCTGA
- a CDS encoding ArnT family glycosyltransferase, with amino-acid sequence MHSTATSPGLAARSADPAETRHDPVPRTATRPISGRTAERLGLAVLLVGTALLYLWDLGASGWANSFYAAAAQAGSESWSAFFFGASDAGGAITVDKTPLSLWPMALSIRLFGLSSWSLLVPQALMGVGAVALLHATVRRATGSAGAGLLAGAALALTPVATLMFRFDNPDAALVLLLLAAACATLRALESAHPVRWLALGGALVGLAFLAKMLQAFLVLPALAAAYALFATVPWWKRVGHLLVAFAAMVVAGGWWIAIVELVPEGSRPYVGGSQDNSILELALGYNGLGRLDGDEEGSVGGGGGWGTPGPLRLFTDALGDQASWLLPAALVLGVAGLWFARGLERARSVRAALVLMLGWLLVTGTTFSLMQGIFHEYYTVALAPAVALLAAVGAWVLWRAHASLVAAGVLGGTLALTAAWAFVLLERSGWMPWLRWTVAVVGLAAALLVVGARHLPRRVATAVAGVAVVAALAGPAAYSVATAGTPHTGSIVTAGPATAGGTGPGAGRGRTGAGGGGAVGGLLEGSEPTAAVTALLQQDADAFTWAAATVGSNSASGYQLASEEPVMAIGGFNGTDPSPTLEEFQTYVANGQVHWFVAGGGRLGGGPGGAAGGGAGGGDTDSTASAITAWVEENFTATTVDGVTLYDLAGGVR; translated from the coding sequence ATGCACTCGACCGCCACCTCGCCCGGCCTCGCCGCACGGTCGGCCGATCCCGCGGAGACCCGGCACGACCCGGTCCCCCGCACGGCCACCCGCCCGATCTCGGGCCGCACCGCCGAGCGCCTCGGCCTCGCCGTCCTGCTGGTGGGGACGGCGCTGCTCTACCTGTGGGACCTGGGCGCGTCCGGCTGGGCCAACTCGTTCTACGCCGCGGCGGCCCAGGCCGGCTCGGAGTCGTGGTCCGCGTTCTTCTTCGGCGCCTCCGACGCCGGGGGCGCGATCACCGTCGACAAGACGCCGTTGTCGCTGTGGCCGATGGCCCTCTCGATCCGGCTCTTCGGGCTGTCGTCCTGGAGCCTGCTCGTGCCGCAGGCTCTCATGGGCGTGGGCGCCGTGGCGCTGCTGCACGCCACGGTCCGGCGGGCCACCGGCTCGGCGGGGGCCGGTCTGCTCGCGGGCGCGGCCCTCGCCCTGACGCCGGTCGCCACCCTGATGTTCCGCTTCGACAACCCCGATGCCGCCCTCGTGCTGCTCCTGCTGGCCGCGGCCTGCGCGACGTTGCGCGCCCTGGAGAGCGCCCACCCCGTGCGCTGGCTCGCGCTCGGTGGGGCACTCGTCGGGCTGGCCTTCCTCGCCAAGATGCTGCAGGCCTTCCTGGTGCTGCCGGCACTGGCCGCGGCGTACGCGCTGTTCGCCACCGTGCCCTGGTGGAAGCGGGTCGGGCACCTGCTCGTGGCGTTCGCCGCGATGGTGGTCGCGGGTGGCTGGTGGATCGCCATCGTGGAGCTCGTCCCGGAGGGGTCGCGGCCCTACGTGGGCGGTTCGCAGGACAACTCGATCCTCGAGCTGGCCCTGGGCTACAACGGGCTCGGCCGCCTCGACGGCGACGAGGAGGGATCCGTCGGCGGGGGCGGCGGCTGGGGCACACCGGGCCCGCTGCGCCTGTTCACCGACGCCCTCGGTGACCAGGCCTCCTGGCTGCTGCCGGCCGCGCTCGTGCTCGGTGTCGCCGGCCTGTGGTTCGCGCGGGGGCTGGAGCGCGCGCGGTCGGTGCGGGCCGCGCTCGTGCTCATGCTCGGCTGGCTGCTCGTCACCGGGACCACGTTCAGCCTGATGCAGGGCATCTTCCACGAGTACTACACCGTCGCCCTGGCGCCCGCCGTCGCCCTCCTCGCGGCCGTCGGCGCCTGGGTCCTCTGGCGGGCCCACGCCTCCCTCGTCGCGGCGGGCGTGCTCGGCGGCACGCTGGCGCTCACGGCGGCCTGGGCGTTCGTGCTGCTCGAGCGGAGCGGCTGGATGCCGTGGCTGCGCTGGACGGTGGCGGTCGTCGGCCTCGCCGCCGCGCTCCTCGTCGTCGGCGCGCGGCACCTGCCCCGTCGGGTGGCCACGGCCGTGGCGGGCGTCGCCGTCGTCGCCGCGCTGGCCGGGCCCGCGGCGTACTCCGTCGCGACCGCAGGCACCCCCCACACCGGCTCCATCGTCACGGCCGGCCCCGCGACGGCGGGCGGCACGGGCCCCGGAGCCGGACGCGGCAGGACCGGCGCGGGAGGCGGCGGCGCCGTCGGCGGCCTGCTCGAGGGCAGCGAGCCGACGGCGGCCGTCACCGCGCTGCTCCAGCAGGACGCGGACGCCTTCACCTGGGCCGCAGCGACGGTGGGCTCGAACTCGGCGTCGGGCTACCAGCTCGCGAGCGAGGAGCCGGTGATGGCCATCGGCGGGTTCAACGGCACCGATCCGAGCCCGACGCTGGAGGAGTTCCAGACGTACGTCGCGAACGGCCAGGTGCACTGGTTCGTCGCGGGCGGCGGCCGGCTCGGCGGAGGTCCCGGCGGTGCTGCCGGCGGTGGTGCCGGGGGTGGGGACACCGACAGCACGGCCAGCGCGATCACCGCGTGGGTGGAGGAGAACTTCACTGCCACGACCGTGGACGGCGTGACCCTCTATGACCTCGCAGGCGGGGTCCGGTGA
- the rocD gene encoding ornithine--oxo-acid transaminase — translation MTSTIDEGRTTADGNGVPRSQAFFQQAQERTAHNYHPLPVVVSHAEGAWMTDVDGTRFLDMLAGYSALNFGHGHPELLATAHAQLDQLTLTSRAFVHDRFGEFCAALGDLCGKELVLPMNTGAEAVETAIKVSRKWGYDVKGVEVDRAEIIVATGNFHGRTTTVVGFSDDPDARDGFGPFSPGFTSVPYGDAAALEAAITPNTVAVLIEPIQGEGGVVIPPAGYLRAVREITTRHNVLFAADEIQAGLGRTGRTFACDHEDVVPDLYVLGKALGGGIVPVSAVVADRAVLGVLHPGQHGSTFGGNALACAVGTKVVEMLASGEPQERSQRLGLVLRDRLESLVGRGVLAVRVRGLWAGVDIDPTVGTGRAVCEALLARGVLAKDTHGSTIRLAPPLVVSEEDLHWGLDQLEAVVTGG, via the coding sequence ATGACCAGCACGATCGACGAGGGCCGCACCACCGCCGACGGCAACGGCGTGCCGCGCAGCCAGGCCTTCTTCCAGCAGGCGCAGGAGCGCACGGCGCACAACTACCACCCGCTCCCCGTCGTCGTCTCCCACGCCGAGGGCGCCTGGATGACCGACGTCGACGGCACGCGCTTCCTCGACATGCTGGCCGGCTACTCCGCCCTCAACTTCGGCCACGGCCACCCCGAGCTGCTGGCCACCGCCCACGCCCAGCTCGACCAGCTCACGCTGACCAGCCGGGCCTTCGTGCACGACCGCTTCGGCGAGTTCTGCGCCGCGCTCGGCGACCTGTGCGGCAAGGAGCTCGTGCTCCCCATGAACACGGGCGCCGAGGCCGTCGAGACCGCCATCAAGGTGAGCCGCAAGTGGGGCTACGACGTCAAGGGCGTCGAGGTCGACCGCGCCGAGATCATCGTGGCGACCGGCAACTTCCACGGCCGCACCACCACCGTCGTCGGCTTCTCCGACGACCCCGACGCGCGCGACGGCTTCGGTCCGTTCTCGCCGGGCTTCACCAGCGTCCCGTACGGCGACGCCGCGGCCCTCGAGGCCGCCATCACGCCCAACACGGTGGCGGTGCTGATCGAGCCCATCCAGGGCGAGGGCGGCGTGGTCATCCCGCCGGCGGGCTACCTGCGCGCGGTCCGCGAGATCACGACGCGGCACAACGTGCTCTTCGCCGCCGACGAGATCCAGGCCGGCCTGGGCCGCACGGGCCGCACCTTCGCGTGCGACCACGAGGACGTCGTCCCCGACCTCTACGTGCTGGGCAAGGCGCTCGGCGGCGGCATCGTCCCGGTCTCCGCCGTCGTGGCCGACCGCGCGGTGCTCGGTGTGCTGCACCCGGGCCAGCACGGGTCGACCTTCGGCGGCAACGCGCTCGCCTGCGCGGTCGGCACCAAGGTCGTCGAGATGCTCGCGAGCGGCGAGCCGCAGGAGCGCTCGCAGCGCCTCGGCCTCGTGCTGCGCGACCGGCTCGAGTCCCTCGTCGGCCGCGGGGTGCTCGCGGTGCGGGTGCGAGGCCTCTGGGCGGGCGTCGACATCGACCCGACCGTCGGCACCGGCCGCGCGGTGTGCGAGGCGCTGCTGGCCCGCGGCGTGCTGGCGAAGGACACCCACGGCTCCACCATCCGGCTCGCGCCGCCGCTGGTGGTCTCCGAGGAGGACCTGCACTGGGGCCTCGACCAGCTCGAGGCCGTCGTCACGGGCGGCTGA
- the mmsB gene encoding 3-hydroxyisobutyrate dehydrogenase, translating into MRIGWIGLGNMGAPMSGRLAAAGHDVHGYDLVDEAREAAAALGVTVEDTVAATVAGADVVVTMLPHHDIVRAVLDGPDGVLAHAEPGAVVIDSSTIDIDAARSLHASVSAAGFRFLDAPVSGGISGAAAGTLTFMVGGDVAVLEEVRPVIEVMAGRIFHTGGPGNGQAAKLTNNMMLGITLAATAEGAVLAERLGLDARTFWEIAQVSSGDSWALRTWYPVPGVVETAAVNRDFTGGFATALLRKDLQLALAAGESTATALPFATAVRDRMDQLVELGLADRDCSVLVKLVGGELSSPARDEAVAATLSQETTA; encoded by the coding sequence ATGCGCATCGGCTGGATCGGACTGGGCAACATGGGCGCCCCCATGAGCGGGCGGCTCGCCGCCGCGGGCCACGACGTCCACGGCTACGACCTCGTGGACGAGGCACGCGAGGCCGCCGCCGCGCTGGGCGTGACGGTCGAGGACACGGTGGCCGCGACGGTCGCCGGGGCCGACGTCGTCGTCACGATGCTCCCCCACCACGACATCGTCCGCGCCGTCCTCGACGGCCCCGACGGCGTGCTCGCGCACGCCGAGCCGGGCGCGGTCGTCATCGACTCGTCCACGATCGACATCGACGCCGCGCGCTCCCTGCACGCGTCGGTCTCCGCCGCCGGCTTCCGCTTCCTCGACGCCCCGGTCTCCGGCGGCATCTCGGGCGCGGCCGCCGGCACGCTCACCTTCATGGTCGGCGGCGACGTGGCCGTGCTCGAGGAGGTGCGCCCCGTCATCGAGGTGATGGCGGGCCGCATCTTCCACACCGGCGGACCGGGCAACGGCCAGGCCGCCAAGCTGACCAACAACATGATGCTCGGCATCACCCTCGCCGCCACGGCGGAGGGCGCGGTGCTCGCCGAGCGCCTCGGCCTCGACGCGCGCACCTTCTGGGAGATCGCGCAGGTGTCCTCGGGCGACAGCTGGGCGCTGCGCACCTGGTACCCGGTGCCCGGCGTCGTCGAGACCGCCGCCGTCAACCGCGACTTCACGGGCGGCTTCGCCACCGCGCTGCTGCGCAAGGACCTCCAGCTCGCGCTCGCCGCGGGGGAGTCCACCGCGACCGCCCTCCCGTTCGCCACGGCCGTCCGCGACCGGATGGACCAGCTCGTCGAGCTCGGCCTCGCCGACCGCGACTGCTCCGTCCTCGTCAAGCTCGTCGGCGGCGAGCTGTCCTCCCCGGCGCGCGACGAGGCCGTCGCCGCCACCCTCAGCCAGGAGACCACCGCGTGA